The nucleotide sequence CATCGTTCGGCCGAAAGATAGATGGATTTCAGCCCGTTTTTGATGCTCGGGTCTTCAACCTTTTTCATGGAGAGCAATTCGGCGTACCCTAATATCCCGGTCAATTGGTTATTAATATCGTGAATGACCTCCGGGGTAATCCTTCCGATCATAATCAACGTCCCTAACCGGATTAGTTCCTGTTGTAACCAAAGAGGCTCCAATTTATCCGGAGAGATTTCACCCTGGGATCCGGTTCGTGGTCGATCCGATGTCTTTGGTTTTTTAGGATCCATCTGTTTCTCTTTGTTGCCTTCGGGCCATAATGGCCTTCCGTTGTTGCTTTAAGATAAATTGAATAATCTCATCTTTTACCTCTTCGTCCAGATCATGGAAACGGAACGCCACCTCATACTGGCCATTTTTCAAGGAGGCAACCCGGACCACCTTACCGCTTACTAAGATTTCTTGAACCGGAAGAGTCGGCAACAGCATTTTGATTCTGACTTCTTGCTCGGGCTTGAATTTTTTCTTATCAACCACCCGTATTCCAGCAGAACTAAGGTTGATCGGTTGGGCCTTGACCTTGACCAAATCAACAGGAAGCCTTTCTAAAACCCGATCCAGTTTTTTGTTCATCGCAATCAACATCTTCCGGAGAAGGGGATTAAGGTTTTCCCCTTGAGCGTCCGAAAGCGATAATTCCTCCCAATCCGCCAGGTCCAGTTCCTCGGCGGAAGAGGATTCGAGGTCTTCGACCGCGTGAATCATGACCGGCAAGGAATCATCGATACGGAAGGCCTCTCTTTTATCTTCTCCGGTCAATTCGGGAGGACGTCCCATGTTTTCTTTTCCTCCATTTTATTCGGAATGTTTTTTTTCTGGTCTCCCCCCGAACCGATCGAGGTTTGCAGGAAGGCCTGAACGATTTTTTCATCGAACTGGGTACAGGCGCCTCGTTTAATTTCCCTGATGGCCTGGTTATGGGTCATGGCTTTCCGATAAGGACGGGAAGAGGTCATGGCGTCATAAGCATCGGCCACGGCCAGGACCCGGGCAATCAAAGGGATCTGTTCCCCGGAAAGTCCTTCCGGATAGCCCTTGCCATCATAATGTTCATGATGATAGCGGATAATTTCCCGTTCTTTTGGAAAAAACATTAAGGGTTTTAAGATATTGTCCCCGATAATGGGGTGCAACCGCACATCGGCTTGTTCGGCTTCGGTTAAGGGACCTGGTTTTAACAAGACGCCGTCTCTGATCCCGATTTTGCCGATATCATGAAGATAGCCTCCGAATTTCAGGGCATCTTTATCCTCTTCGCTCATGCCAAAGACTTCGGCGGTTTGCAGGGCATAGGCGGTTACCCGCTCGGAATGATCCCGGGTGTAGGGATCTCTGGCTTCGATACTGATAACGAGTGCTTTTAAACTGTTGACCAAATTGTTATAAACGATCTCGTATAGGACATTGTTTTCGATGCGAAGAGCGGTTTTGTTGACCAGGGTTAAGGCCAGTGAAATATCATCATCGGTAAAAGAAGCGCCCCCCACCTTATTGGCTAAGCTCA is from Deltaproteobacteria bacterium and encodes:
- a CDS encoding PilZ domain-containing protein produces the protein MGRPPELTGEDKREAFRIDDSLPVMIHAVEDLESSSAEELDLADWEELSLSDAQGENLNPLLRKMLIAMNKKLDRVLERLPVDLVKVKAQPINLSSAGIRVVDKKKFKPEQEVRIKMLLPTLPVQEILVSGKVVRVASLKNGQYEVAFRFHDLDEEVKDEIIQFILKQQRKAIMARRQQRETDGS
- a CDS encoding HD domain-containing protein; this translates as VATTLFTSILKTRTYYLATLGEINPHTGQPLSYPFMSLPFLIKDEVFGLLSLANKVGGASFTDDDISLALTLVNKTALRIENNVLYEIVYNNLVNSLKALVISIEARDPYTRDHSERVTAYALQTAEVFGMSEEDKDALKFGGYLHDIGKIGIRDGVLLKPGPLTEAEQADVRLHPIIGDNILKPLMFFPKEREIIRYHHEHYDGKGYPEGLSGEQIPLIARVLAVADAYDAMTSSRPYRKAMTHNQAIREIKRGACTQFDEKIVQAFLQTSIGSGGDQKKNIPNKMEEKKTWDVLPN